Part of the Propioniciclava sp. MC1595 genome is shown below.
CCAAGAAGTCAGCGACTCGGACCCAGTGATCAGCAAACTGGGGCTCGAGATTCGCTGCAAGACGAAGCCGCGTCTCACCTTCCCTCACGAGATCCGGCTCAGCCGCCCAAGTCAATACCCTCCCGAAGTTCGACTCAAATATTGCCCGCGCGTGGGGTGGCAGGGAATCTCCTACCTGACTCTCGAACCACGAATAAAGACTGCGACACTCGTCGAATCTCCCGGTTGCGGCGAAGAAGAGACCCAGAGCATTGACCCACGACTCAAGTTCCAGCGGGTCGGCGTCATGCCCTAGGGCCATGGCGATTTCATACAATTCAGTTGCGTAACCCTCAATGTGGGCGCGAGGTTCCCGGAGCAGCGGGCCAAGTCGTTGATTGATCACCACCAAGTCAGCCAAGGCCGCCGCCCTCATCCGTGGAAGCTGAGGGTCCACACTCCGTGCAATCTGCGCGGCTTCAAGGTCACGGCCCAAGACACGAAGGAGCACCATGAGCCGCCCGAACAGGACCTCGTCGTTCAGCGTTTCCGCATTGATTCTGCTCAGCAGCCTGTCCAACCACTTCTCGGTCAACCAAGGGTTGCCCGAGTCCACAGACGACAAGAGATGAACCAAGGCCTCACTGACGTCACCTAGCAGCCAGCGGGGCGTCGGCTCCGAGTTTCGCTCTGGGTTGATGACCCGCACCCGGTACCGACCGGGCATCGCCGCGAACATTTTGGCAGCGAAGAGGGCGTCCCCTTGGTCCCTAATTTGAAACTCTTGGTTCTCCGCCAAGAATTCCGGAGCAATCTTGACGGCTAATTGACAAAGGCGAGCCTCTTGTTTAGCTACACCACTATATCTCAAAGACTTCCCGGGCTCCCAAGTGTCTATGTAGCCCGGAAGTAGAAAGCTCAGACCCGTCGCGGCAACTGAAGGATGCACGTCGGGATGGTAACCCAGCCATTCCCTCAAGTAATTGAACATTGGATTTCGATGCCCGCGGGGCTGGGATCTACCTCCCAGCCCCGCATCGCTCGTGCTACTTGCAGTGCCTGTAGACCTCACCCTTGGAACAGGAGCTCAAGGGGGATGCAGTGCGAATCGTCACGGTATTCTCCATTCAATCAAGCGGCCACGGGGGTATGGCCTCCCCGGGACTCTACGCAACTGTTGCGACCCACGCCCCCTCCAATAGACTGATTTACGATGCCACCAAAGGACTAGTCAGGGGCTGGCGACTCAGCGTAACCGCGGTCGGATCACAGACCGAGCAGGCGCTCGATCACGACGGCGACCCCGTCGGCGTCGTTGGTCAGCGCGATCTCGTCGGCGGCCTCGATCGCGCCGGGCACGCCGTTGCCCATCGCGACGCCCAGGCCCGCCCAGGCCAGCATCTCGACGTCGTTGAGGTTGTCGCCGAACGCCACCACCCCGGACGCCTCGATCCCCCGATCGGCGGCGAACCGGGCCAGCGCCGTCGCCTTCGACACCCCGGCCCGCCCGACCTCGAGGAACGGTGCCCCCGAGGTCGTCGGGTGCACGCCCGGCACATGCAAATCACGCGCCACCTCGAGCATGAACTCCGGTTCGACCCGGTGGTCGGGGTGCCTGATCACGAGCTTCACCGACGGCTCGGCCAGCACCTCGTCGAGGTGCGCGAACCGGTGGACCACCGGCCACAGGGCGTTTTCGTGGCCCGGGTCCTGGTGGCCGGTGTAGCCGTGCTGGGCGACGTAGGTGTTGCCGGCGTCCCGCACCGACACCACGTGGGCGTCGGGGAAGCGCTCCAGCAGGGCCAGCGCGATCGTGCGCTGGGCGTCGAGGTCGATGACCTCCTCGAACAGCACCGCCCGCGAGGCCAGGTCGACGGCCACCGACCCGTTCGACCCGACGACCGGGCCCTCCAACGCCGTCCCGGCCACGATCGCGCCGATCGAGTACGGCTGCCGTCCCGAGATGGCCAGCACCTCCACCCCGGACGCCCTCGCCGCAGTGAACGCCGCCCGGGTGCGGGGGCTGATCCGGTGGCTGCTGTTGAGCAGCGTCCCGTCGACGTCGGTCGCGATCAGCTTCACCACGTCAGGCTCACACCCCCACCTGTCGGCGTCCGGCAAAGGCGCGGCCCAGGGTGACCTCGTCGGCGAACTCCAGGTCGCCACCCACCGGCAGCCCGGACGCCAGCCGTGACACCGTGATGCCGGTGGGGGCCAGCAGCCGGGTCAGGTAGGTGGCGGTGGCCTCGCCCTCGACGTTGGGGTCGGTCGCGAGGATCACCTCGGTGACGACCGGTCCAGACAGGCGACGCAGGAGTTCGGCGACGTGCAGGTCCTCGGGGCCGACGTGGTCGATGGGGCTGATCGCCCCACCCAGCACGTGGTACAGCCCCCGGAATTCGCGGGTGCGCTCGATGGCGGCGACGTCCTTGGATTCCTCGACCACGCAGATCGTCGCCTGGTCGCGTCGGGGGTCGCGGCAGATGCGACACGTGGTGTCCTCCGACACGTTGAAGCAGATGTCGCAGAACCGCACCTTCTCGGCGACCTCGCGGAGGGCGTCCGCGAGGCGCTCGACCTCCTCGCGGTCGGCGTTCAGCAGGTGGAACGCGATGCGTTGCGCGCTCTTGGGCCCCACGCCGGGGAGCCGGCCCAACTCGTCGATCAGCGCCTGGATCGGACCTTCGTACACGCCGACCGCGCCGTCAGAAGGGCAGGCCGGGGATCTGGGGCATGGCGGCGGCCGCCAGCGCCTGGACCTGGTTGTTGGCGTCGCGCACGGCCGCCACGACCAGGTCACCGAGGGTCTCGGTGTCGTCGGGGTCGACTGCCTTCGGGTCGATGCGCACCTCAGTGAGCTCACCGGAGCCGGTCATCGTGACCCGGACCAGGTCGCCGCCGGCGCTGCCGGTCACGGTCTTGGTGGCCAGTTCGGCCTGCGCGTTCTGCATCTGGGCCTGCATGGCCTGGGCCTGGGCGAGCAACGAGTTCATGTCGAACCCGCCACCCTCGGTGCCGAACAGGGACATCGACGCCCTCCTCTCGTCGCGGCCCATCGTAGGTCATCCCGCCCTCACCCCCGGGGGTACGCCTACCCCCTCACTCTTCAAGAGTGAAAAACCCTGACGGTGCGGCCGATTTACTTCTCTCCCTGAAGGAACCAAAATCTCTCCCCACCAAGGGCGGTCACGCAGTTGTGGCCGCGTCACGCCTTGTCATGGACGTAACCCGGAGGGAACCACCGTGGACCAGACCCCACGCCGACGCTCACGCCTCCTCGCGTGCGGTGCGGCTCTCGCCCTGCTCCCAGCTCTCGCGCCACCGGCCTACGCGGCCGACGAGGTGAAGCTGGACCAGACGAAGAAGACCTTCATCGTCCAGATGAAGGGCGACCCCGTCGCCACCTACGACGGCGGCGTCCAGGGCATCCCCGCCACCAAGCCGGCCACCGGCAAGAAGGTGAACGCCAAGTCGGGCAACGCGAAGAAGCTCGAGGCCCACAATCGCAACGAGCAGCGCAAGGCCCTGCGCGACGCCAACGTCAAGGAGTCGGCCAAGACGCACGAGTTCACCGTCGCCTTCAACGGCTTCACCGCCAAGCTGACCGAGGCCGAGGCCGCGGTACTGAAGAAGGCGGCCGGCGTGGCCAACGTCTGGGAGGACGAGGTCCGCTACGCCGACACCGTCACGACCCCCGACTACCTCGGGCTCTCCGGCAAGAACGGCGTCTGGGCCAAGCAGTTCGGCGGTGACGCCAAGGCGGGCACCGGCATCGTGGTCGGCGTCCTCGACACCGGCATCGACCCCGACAACCCCAGCTTCGCCGCTCTGCCCGGCGCCAAGATGCCGGCCGGTGACTGGGCCTGCGAGACCGAGAACGACCCAACCTTCAAGTGCACCACCAAGATCGTGGGGGCTCGCTACTACGGCACCGAGTACGAGAACGACATTCGGTACGACTTCAACAGCCCCCGGGACACGAACGGCCACGGCTCCCACACCGCGGGCACCGCCGCCGGCAACCACGGCGTCGCGATGTCCATCCAGGGCAACACCATGGGCTCCGGGTCCGGGATGGCCCCAGCCGCACACGTCGCCGTCTACAAGGCCCTGTGGCAGACCGAAGACGGACGCGGCTCCGGCACGAGCTCCGGCCTGGTCCAGGCCATCGACGACGCAGTGGCCGACGGCGTCGACGTGATCAACTACTCCGTCTCGGGCTCCTCTGAGTACGTCGTGACCGCCGACGAGCTCGCCTTCATGGCGGCCGCCGAGGCGGGCGTCTTCGTCTCCACCTCGGCCGGGAACTCGGGCGACAGCGTCGGCGTCTCGTCGGTCGCGCACAACTCGCCGTGGACCATGACCGTTGCGGCCAGCTCGCACGACCGTGGCGTCGAGAACACGCTCACCACGGGTGACGGCACCACCTACGACGGCGTCGGCTACGGCGGCCCCACCGCCCAGCTCCCGATGGTGCTCGCCAGCACCATTCCCGCCGCCGGCTACACCGCCGCCCAGGCCGACCTCTGCGGCCCCGGCACGGTCGATGACGCCGGCGCCGCCGGCAAGATGGTCGTCTGCACCCGTGGAGAGCACCCCTTCGTGGACAAGGGCGCCGAGGTCGCGGCCTCGGGTGGCGCGGCGATCGTCGTTGCGAACTCCCCGACCGGCGCGAGCACCCTGCTGCCGATCATCTACTCGATCCCCGGCTTCCACCTGACCGCCGAGGACGGTGAGGCCCTGAAGGCGTACGTGTCCGATCAGGACGCCCCCACCGGCGCCATCAACGCCTCCAAGTACGTCGAGGTCGACGCCCCGTCGATGGCGAGCTTCTCGTCCTTCGGCCCGGCCCTGGCCGGCGGCGGCGACCTGCTCAAGCCCGACATCACCGCCCCCGGCGTGGACGTCATCGCGGCCTACAGCCAGGACCCCGACTCGGGTGACCCCCGCTTCGAGTCCCTGCAGGGCACCTCGATGTCGGCCCCGCACATCGCCGGCCTGGGCGCGCTGCTCAAGCAGAGGTTCCCGACCTGGAGCCCGATGGCCATCAAGTCGGCCATGATGACCACCGCCCGCCAGACGACGGACGAGGGCAAGGCGATCCTGACCGCCACCGGCGCGAAGGCCACCCCACTCAACTACGGCGCGGGTGAGGTCGTCCCGGCCAAGTCCTACAACCCAGGTCTGGTCTACGACTCCAACATCACCGACTGGGACATCTACGCCTGTGGGATCGGGCAGTTGCAGCTGGTCGGCGGTGCCGAGGTCTGCGCCCAGCTGCCCGCCAAGGACCCGAGTGACCTGAACTACCCGAGCATCAGCATCGGTGAGCTGACCGGCACCCAGACGATCACCCGCACGGTCAAGAACGTGAACAAGTCGGCCATGCAGTACCGCGCAAAGGTGGAGGCGCCCAAGGGCACCACGGTGAAGGTCGTCCCCGACAAGATCACCGTTCGCCCCGGCGGTAGCGCCACCTTCAAGGTGACGATCACCCGCACCGACGCGGCCCTCGGCAAGTACACCTTTGGTTCCCTCACCTGGGTGCCGAACTCGCCGAAGTACGAGACCGTGCGCAGCCCGATCGCGGTCAAGCCGATGGCCGTCTCGGCCCCCGTCGAGGTCACCGGCACCGGAACCAGCGGGGCGACTGACATCACCGTCACCCCGGGGTTCACCGGCACACTCAAGACCGACGTGGACGGCCTGATCCCCTCCGACGTCGTTGCGCAGAGCGTCGTCCGGGAGGACGGCACCCCTCTCGACGGCTACTTCTTCTGGGAGGTGACCAAGGACACCAAGGTCTCGCGCTTCGCCACCTACGATGAGGAGGTCGCCGCCAAGGACATCGACCTGTACGTGTACCGGTTCAACCCGGCCGACAGCACGGTCTCCCTGGTCGACCTGAGCGGCAACGAGGGCTCCTCCGAGGAGCTCACGCTGCGGCTGGCCCCGGGCATCTACGTGGTGTCCATCGACCTCTACAGCCCGGAGCCGTCGGTCAGCGTCCCGGTCCACACATGGGACGTCACGGACGCCGACGCAGACAACCTGACCGTACAGCCGGCGTCCGCGTCGGTCACCATGGCCCAGCCGGTGACCTTCACCGCGGCCTGGTCCGGCCTGACCGCGGGCCAGCGCTACCTGGGTCAGGTCAACTTCCTCGAGGGCGACACCCCGGCGGGCAGCACGCTCGTCACCGTCAACCCGTGAGGTAGTCGCACAACGCACCACCAAGGGCCCCCTCCCGGCACGTCCGGGAGGGGGCTCCCCCTTTCCCGCACCGCATCGCACCTAGACTGGGACGCCTAGAGGAGGTCGCCATGCACCGACGCACACGTCTCCGGGCCGCGGCCGGCGCGCTCGCGCTGGGCCTGCTCCTCGGCGGCTGCGCCACGAGCCCCTCGGAGGAACCGATGACCACCGCGACGCCCCGCGAGCCCCGCCCGACCGTCCCCGGCAAGACGCCATCCCCGCAGCCGACCACGCTGCCCCTGCCCTCGGACGGACCGACACCGCCCGCCGCGCCGGCCACGCCGGTGCCCGATGACGTGCTGGAGCTCCCGGGTGTCAGGGAGGCGATCGCGGCCGAGGCCGAACGCCGCGGCGTGGCCCCCGACGAGGTGAGCGTCGTGGAGTACGCCGACGTCACCTGGCCCGACGGCAGCATCGGGTGCCCGCAGCCGGGGATGATGTACACGCAGGCCCTCGTGCCGGGCCGCCGCCTGCTGCTCGAGGTGCAGGGCGAGGTCGCCAGCTACCACTCCGGCGGAGGCCCCGCCTTCGGGTACTGCGCCAACCCACGACCCGCACTCCCGGCCGCGCCCGACACGCGCCCCCGCTGACGCGGGCGCGCACGAGCGGTCAGAGCTCGGGCTCCTCCTCGCCGATCAGCTCGGCACCCAGGTGCTTGGCCAGCAACTCGTCGGCGCCCGCACCGTCGTCGTCGAGGTCGATGTCGTCGGGCGACTCCTGGGCCTCGGCCTCCTCGTCGATCGGGCCGACCTGCGTGGCCTGGATGTTGGCCCGCGCCTGCTCGGCGCCCGGGGACGGCGGCGCCGCGGCCGGGGGCTGCTGCTGCACCGGCTCGGGAGCCGGGGCGCTCTGGTAGGCCGGCGCCGGCGGGGGCGGCGGTTCGTTGCCCGCGATCGCCCGGATCGTCGGCGCCACCCCCAACACCTCGAGGACCGACTCACGCACGACCTGGTCGCTGCCGCCGCGCGAGAAGCTCTCCTGCGCACCGGGGTTGTTGAACGCCAGCGTCAGCACGCCGTCGGTGAAGTCGTGCACCTGCGCGTTCTCGCGCACCACGATCCAGGTGACGCGGCGGCGCTTCTTGATCGCGTCGAGCACCTCGGGCCAGCGCCCGCGCACCTGCGCGGTGGTGAGCACGGCCGGGTCACCGTTGCCGGACGCCGCGGGTGCGGCCGGGGCCGCGGGCTGCGGATCGGGCCGCGGCGCGGGAGCCGGGGGCTGGGGCGGCGCCTGCCACGGGTCGGGCTGGGCGGGGGCCTCGGGCCGTGACCGGGGAGCCGGTTCGGGGCGCGCCTCAGGCACAGGCCGCGCCTCGGGACGCCGCGGGGGCTGCTCCTGCGGCGGGGCCTCCGGCTGCAGGCGCGGCCGGGGCGCCGGACCGGGCTGCGGCGACGGGGCGGGCGCGGGAGCCGGGGCCGGGGCGTCCGACCGTTCGGGCCGGGGCGCGTGCGACTCGGCGCCGGCCGCCATCTGCAGGCGGCGCTCGATGCGGTCCAAACGTGCGTGGACCCCGCGCTCGTCGACGTCGGCACCCGGCAGCAGCACGCGGGCGCACATCAGCTCGAGGTGCAGGCGCGGGGCGGTCGTGCCGCGCATGTCGGTGAGGCCCTTGGCGATCACCTCGGCCGCGCGGGCCAGCTCGCCCGGACCCATGCCGTTGGCCTGCGTGGTGAGCCGCTCGCCCTGGTCGGCGGCCACGTCGACCAGGCCGGTGGCGAGGGCGTCGGGCACGGCGGCGATGACGATGAGGTCGCGGAGGCGGCGCAGGAGGTCCTCGGAGAAGCGGCGCGGGTCCTGGCCGACCTCGATGACCTTGTCGATGCACGCGAACACGCCGTGGGAGTCGCCGGCGGCGAAGGCGTCCATGATCTCGTCGAGGAGGCTGTCGGGCGTGTAGCCCAGCAGCCGCGTGGCCTGCTGGTAGCTGACGCCCGACTCGGCCGCGCCACCGAGCAGCTGGTCGAGCACCGACAGCGAGTCACGCACCGACCCGGCGCCGGCGCGCACCACCAGCGGCAGCACGGCGTCGTCGACCGACACGCCCTCGGCGGTGCACAGCTCGGACAGGTAGGCGGTCAGCGTGCGCGGCGGCACCAGCCGGAACGGGTAGTGGTGCGTGCGCGAGCGGATCGTGCCGATGACCTTCTCGGGCTCGGTCGTGGCGAAGATGAACTTCACGTGGGGCGGCGGCTCCTCCACCACCTTCAGCAGGGCGTTGAAGCCCTGCGGCGTGACCATGTGCGCCTCGTCGATGATGTAGATCTTGTAGCGGCTGTGCACGGGGGCGAAGAACGCCCGCTCGCGCAGGTCGCGCGCCTCGTCCACGCCACCGTGCGAGGCGGCGTCGATCTCGATCACGTCGATGCTGCCCGCCCCGCCGCGCGCCAGGTCGCGGCAGCTCTGGCAGGTGCCGCACGGCATCGGCGTGGGGCCCTGCTCACAGTTCAGGCAGCGGGCGAGAATGCGCGCGCTGGTGGTCTTGCCGCAGCCACGCGGGCCGCTGAACAGGTAGGCGTGGTTGACGCGGTTGTTCGTGAGGGCCCGCTGCAGCGGCACGGTCACGTGCTCCTGCCCGATCACCTGGTCGAACGTGTCGGGGCGGTAGCGGCGGTACAGGGCCAGCGGGGCGTCCGGACGCGCGGGCGGGGTCGGCGCCTTGGGCGCGGGCGGCGGCGGGGCCAACCCCTCGGGTTCGGACGCCGCGGGCTCGGCGACCAGCGCCATGGCCTCGTCGATGCCACCCTCGGCCTCGGCGTCCGCCTCGTCGGACTCCTCCGGGTCGATCGGGATCTCGTCGTACTCGTCGAGGGGGAGGTCCATCTCGGGGTCGTCGACCGGCGTCGGCTCGGTGGGCAGGATCAACTCGTCGGGCTCGGCGCCGAAGAGGTCGGGCCCGTCCTGCTCGTAGGCGGGCAGGCCGTCATCGACGACGTCACCCTCGTCGTCGTCGAACAGGCCACCCATCACGTCTTGTCCCACGCTCCGCACCCTACTGGGTCGCCCCGACAAACCGCCGGGCCGGTGTGGACGACGACCGGGGACGTGCAAGGGCCCCCGCGCACCTGACAGAGCTCACTGACCCTTGCTGCCTTCCGGCCCTGGGGGAGTTGGGCGAGGTACCACCGCGCGGGGACCCGACATCCAGCATATCAGGGCACGGCGATGCCGAAACGCGAGGTCGCCAGCACCGGGAGCCGCCCGCGGGACTCCTCGATCGTCGAGGCGTCCACGTCGACGACGACCAGCTCGGGCGCCTCGCCGCCCTCGGCCAGCACCTCGCCGAGGGGGCTGACCGCGACGCTGTGGCCGATGCCCGTCGGCGACCCCTTCTTCACCTCCATGCCCACGATCGCGGGGTCGGCCTGTCCGGCGGCGAGGATGAAGCAGGTGCTGTCCAGCGCCCGCGCGACGCACAGCGCGCGGAACTGCTCGGCCTTGCGCGGTCCGTTCGCCCACGAGGTCGGCACGAGGATGACCTCGGCCCCGGCGTTGGCGAGGTGCTTGAACAGCTCGGGGAAGCGCACGTCGTAGCAGGTCGCCAACCCGAACCGCACGCCGCCGACCTCGACCACAACCGGGGTGTCCCCGGCCTCCATGTGGCGGGACTCCTGGAAGCCCCACGCGTCGAAGAGGTGGATCTTGTCGTAGGTCGCAACCAGCTCCCCCACCGCGTCGACCACCAGGAGCGTGTTGCGGGCCTTGCCGTCCGCGCCCGGCGTGAACATGCCGACCACGACGGCGATGCCGTGCTCCCGCGCGGCATCCCGGACGCCGCGGGCCCACTCCCCGTCCACCGGCTGCGCCACGGCGGCCGACCGCGTCGTGAAGCTGGCCATGGTGGCCTCGGGGAACACGACGAGCTCCGCGCCGGCGTCCTTCGCGCGGGCGACGTGCTCGCGGACGAGGTCGAGGTTGGCGTCCGGCTCGGTGCTCGCGACGATCTGGGCCAGGGCGATGCGCATGCCCCCATTCGACGGGGTCGGGGCGCCCACGTCAACGACCGGCACCCGATTGGGCGGCACCGCGGGGATCGGTTACCATGTCCGACGGAGGATTCGCCTAGAGGCCTATGGCGCTCGGTTGGAAACCGGGTTGGGTTCACGCCCTCACGAGTTCGAATCTCGTATCCTCCGCCACTTCGATTCCCGCTCCGACCAGGGCGGGAATCTGCTTTTCGGGGGTTGACCGCGCTCTGCAGCACGATTCGTGCCCCGAGTGTGCCCCGAGTTTTCGCGGCATGTTTCCCCCGAGCGCTTGAGCGCGCCCCGGCAGGGCCGCCCTCGATCCAGGTGACGTGGGGTCACACCGCTCCGCCGACGCAAGCACGAGCGCCGCGCACCATGAGGTGCGCGGCGCCGAAGAGGAAGATCAGTGGGCTTCCTACCAGGTGCGTTGATTGCGCGCACGGGCCCGTCGGTCAGTGAGGTCATCGCCCGTGGGGATGGCACGGAACAGCCTGTCGAGATCCTCGACGCGAACTCGGATGAGCCTCACGCCGAACCTTGACGCCCGGAGCTTCCCTGAGGCGATGCGTCGCCGCAGCGTGTCGACACTGACGCCGTACACGGCGGCCGCCTGCTGCAATGACAGCCACTCGGGCACGGGTTGGCCCCAGCTGGGCGAGATGGGGAGCGACATGGCCAGTTTCCTCTCGATGTCGGGACTGTCCGACTAACGGTGTAACTGGCCATTCTTGTTGTGTTTACTACTTCAGTGGTCTTCGGCGGCCGGCATGCGGTCGGCGAAGGTGATGGCGAAGGCGTTGAGTGCCGGCTTCCAGCGTGTGACCCATCGTGTCTGACCGGTGCCCTTGGGGTCCAGACTTCGCGTGACGAGGTAGAGGGTCTTCATCGCCGATTGCTCGTTGGGGAAGTGGCCGCGGGCGCGGACTGAGGTTGACCCCGAATCCCGGACAGGTGGTTGTTTGGTCAGGCGGCTTGGAGGGCCGTCTGGTCGGCCTGTCGGGCCAGGTGGTGTTCGTACTGTAGTGGGCTGAGGTAGCCGATGCTGGAGTGGCGTCGGCGGGCGTTGTACCAGGCGTCGATCCAGGTGTAGGCGCCGCGGCGGGCGGCGCCGATCGTGGCGAACACGTGCCGGTGGTAGTACTCGTTCTTGAACGTTGACCAGAACGATTCGGCGGCCGCGTTATCCCAGC
Proteins encoded:
- a CDS encoding Cof-type HAD-IIB family hydrolase, which gives rise to MKLIATDVDGTLLNSSHRISPRTRAAFTAARASGVEVLAISGRQPYSIGAIVAGTALEGPVVGSNGSVAVDLASRAVLFEEVIDLDAQRTIALALLERFPDAHVVSVRDAGNTYVAQHGYTGHQDPGHENALWPVVHRFAHLDEVLAEPSVKLVIRHPDHRVEPEFMLEVARDLHVPGVHPTTSGAPFLEVGRAGVSKATALARFAADRGIEASGVVAFGDNLNDVEMLAWAGLGVAMGNGVPGAIEAADEIALTNDADGVAVVIERLLGL
- the recR gene encoding recombination mediator RecR codes for the protein MYEGPIQALIDELGRLPGVGPKSAQRIAFHLLNADREEVERLADALREVAEKVRFCDICFNVSEDTTCRICRDPRRDQATICVVEESKDVAAIERTREFRGLYHVLGGAISPIDHVGPEDLHVAELLRRLSGPVVTEVILATDPNVEGEATATYLTRLLAPTGITVSRLASGLPVGGDLEFADEVTLGRAFAGRRQVGV
- a CDS encoding YbaB/EbfC family nucleoid-associated protein; translation: MSLFGTEGGGFDMNSLLAQAQAMQAQMQNAQAELATKTVTGSAGGDLVRVTMTGSGELTEVRIDPKAVDPDDTETLGDLVVAAVRDANNQVQALAAAAMPQIPGLPF
- a CDS encoding S8 family peptidase, with protein sequence MDQTPRRRSRLLACGAALALLPALAPPAYAADEVKLDQTKKTFIVQMKGDPVATYDGGVQGIPATKPATGKKVNAKSGNAKKLEAHNRNEQRKALRDANVKESAKTHEFTVAFNGFTAKLTEAEAAVLKKAAGVANVWEDEVRYADTVTTPDYLGLSGKNGVWAKQFGGDAKAGTGIVVGVLDTGIDPDNPSFAALPGAKMPAGDWACETENDPTFKCTTKIVGARYYGTEYENDIRYDFNSPRDTNGHGSHTAGTAAGNHGVAMSIQGNTMGSGSGMAPAAHVAVYKALWQTEDGRGSGTSSGLVQAIDDAVADGVDVINYSVSGSSEYVVTADELAFMAAAEAGVFVSTSAGNSGDSVGVSSVAHNSPWTMTVAASSHDRGVENTLTTGDGTTYDGVGYGGPTAQLPMVLASTIPAAGYTAAQADLCGPGTVDDAGAAGKMVVCTRGEHPFVDKGAEVAASGGAAIVVANSPTGASTLLPIIYSIPGFHLTAEDGEALKAYVSDQDAPTGAINASKYVEVDAPSMASFSSFGPALAGGGDLLKPDITAPGVDVIAAYSQDPDSGDPRFESLQGTSMSAPHIAGLGALLKQRFPTWSPMAIKSAMMTTARQTTDEGKAILTATGAKATPLNYGAGEVVPAKSYNPGLVYDSNITDWDIYACGIGQLQLVGGAEVCAQLPAKDPSDLNYPSISIGELTGTQTITRTVKNVNKSAMQYRAKVEAPKGTTVKVVPDKITVRPGGSATFKVTITRTDAALGKYTFGSLTWVPNSPKYETVRSPIAVKPMAVSAPVEVTGTGTSGATDITVTPGFTGTLKTDVDGLIPSDVVAQSVVREDGTPLDGYFFWEVTKDTKVSRFATYDEEVAAKDIDLYVYRFNPADSTVSLVDLSGNEGSSEELTLRLAPGIYVVSIDLYSPEPSVSVPVHTWDVTDADADNLTVQPASASVTMAQPVTFTAAWSGLTAGQRYLGQVNFLEGDTPAGSTLVTVNP
- a CDS encoding DNA polymerase III subunit gamma and tau, which gives rise to MGGLFDDDEGDVVDDGLPAYEQDGPDLFGAEPDELILPTEPTPVDDPEMDLPLDEYDEIPIDPEESDEADAEAEGGIDEAMALVAEPAASEPEGLAPPPPAPKAPTPPARPDAPLALYRRYRPDTFDQVIGQEHVTVPLQRALTNNRVNHAYLFSGPRGCGKTTSARILARCLNCEQGPTPMPCGTCQSCRDLARGGAGSIDVIEIDAASHGGVDEARDLRERAFFAPVHSRYKIYIIDEAHMVTPQGFNALLKVVEEPPPHVKFIFATTEPEKVIGTIRSRTHHYPFRLVPPRTLTAYLSELCTAEGVSVDDAVLPLVVRAGAGSVRDSLSVLDQLLGGAAESGVSYQQATRLLGYTPDSLLDEIMDAFAAGDSHGVFACIDKVIEVGQDPRRFSEDLLRRLRDLIVIAAVPDALATGLVDVAADQGERLTTQANGMGPGELARAAEVIAKGLTDMRGTTAPRLHLELMCARVLLPGADVDERGVHARLDRIERRLQMAAGAESHAPRPERSDAPAPAPAPAPSPQPGPAPRPRLQPEAPPQEQPPRRPEARPVPEARPEPAPRSRPEAPAQPDPWQAPPQPPAPAPRPDPQPAAPAAPAASGNGDPAVLTTAQVRGRWPEVLDAIKKRRRVTWIVVRENAQVHDFTDGVLTLAFNNPGAQESFSRGGSDQVVRESVLEVLGVAPTIRAIAGNEPPPPPAPAYQSAPAPEPVQQQPPAAAPPSPGAEQARANIQATQVGPIDEEAEAQESPDDIDLDDDGAGADELLAKHLGAELIGEEEPEL
- a CDS encoding carbon-nitrogen hydrolase family protein, whose amino-acid sequence is MRIALAQIVASTEPDANLDLVREHVARAKDAGAELVVFPEATMASFTTRSAAVAQPVDGEWARGVRDAAREHGIAVVVGMFTPGADGKARNTLLVVDAVGELVATYDKIHLFDAWGFQESRHMEAGDTPVVVEVGGVRFGLATCYDVRFPELFKHLANAGAEVILVPTSWANGPRKAEQFRALCVARALDSTCFILAAGQADPAIVGMEVKKGSPTGIGHSVAVSPLGEVLAEGGEAPELVVVDVDASTIEESRGRLPVLATSRFGIAVP
- a CDS encoding helix-turn-helix domain-containing protein, producing MSLPISPSWGQPVPEWLSLQQAAAVYGVSVDTLRRRIASGKLRASRFGVRLIRVRVEDLDRLFRAIPTGDDLTDRRARARNQRTW